The region AGACCTTCTCCCGTTGTGGGAGGAGGGATCCACTAAGCTTGTGCATTGAAGATACGGGAACATGATTCTCCCCACCCTCAGATCTCATTTTTCGTTTCAGCTAACCCAGCTATTGTCATGTTGCCCGCCGCATCGATTGGGCGGTTGCTCGCGGGTGGGAGAGAACGGTAATACGCGCTTTGACCCCGCAGCATAAAATTTCTTCTCTGCCGTAAATTCCCTTTATCTTTACTGTTCAGGTCGTGGCTTCACGCGCGCCCGGTGCCTGCGTATCCGTACACTCAATTTATCGCTTTACAAGGAGTTGCCATGACCGCTCTAACCCTTGCCGATCATCAATGGCCGCGCGACGACTTCACCATCTCTACCGAACGTCAGCGCCTTGATATGGATTACATCCACCAGCAATTGACAGAGAAGTCTTACTGGGCCAGCGCGCAGTCACGCGCGAAAACCGAGCGCGCATTTGCCGGCTCGTTACCGTTCGGTGTTTATCATCTTCAGCAACAGATTGGCTTCGCGCGGTTGGTCACGGATTACACCCGATTTGGCTGGCTGTGCGATGTGATGATTGATGAAAACTGGCGGGGTCATGGCCTGGGCAGCTGGCTGGCAACCTGTGTGCGTGCGCACCCGGAACTGGCCACGGTGCACCGCTGGATGCTTTCAACCAATGATGCCCATCAGCTGTATCAGCGCCTTGGCTGGCGCGTGGTGCAGGACCCACAAAAACTGATGGAATTTCCTCTCTCCTGATAACGGAGCTTGCTCACCATGGGTTACCGCGTTGGCGTTGATATTGGCGGATCCTTTACGGATTTTGCCGTGCTGAATGAACAAACTCACCAGATCCATACCTTAAAAGTTCTGTCGCGGCCGGATCAGCCCGGCAGCGAAATCCTCACCGGGTTGTCGCAGTTGCAGCAGCGTGACGGTATTGAACCCCAGCATATTGACTACTTTACCCACGGCACCACCGTGGGCATCAACGCGGTGATCCAGCGACGAGGCGTGCGGCTGGCGCTGTTTGCCACCGAGGGATTTTGCGATGTGCTGGAGCTGGCGCGTCTTAAAATCCCCCATATCCACGATCTCTTCTCGCGACGTCCGGCACCGTTGATTACCCGCGACCGGGTGTATGCCATCAAAGAACGCACTGACCGCCATGGCAACGTATTGCAGCAGGTGGATCGCCAGAGCGTGCTGGAAGCGATTGAGCAAGTGCGGGCAGCGGGTTGCAAGGGGATTGTGGTGTCGCTCCTGCACAGTTATCGCAATCGCCAGAACGAAGCGGCGGTCAAAGCGATCATCGAGGACGTGGCGCCTGAACT is a window of Pantoea rwandensis DNA encoding:
- a CDS encoding GNAT family N-acetyltransferase, which gives rise to MTALTLADHQWPRDDFTISTERQRLDMDYIHQQLTEKSYWASAQSRAKTERAFAGSLPFGVYHLQQQIGFARLVTDYTRFGWLCDVMIDENWRGHGLGSWLATCVRAHPELATVHRWMLSTNDAHQLYQRLGWRVVQDPQKLMEFPLS